One Deltaproteobacteria bacterium genomic region harbors:
- a CDS encoding 4Fe-4S binding protein, whose protein sequence is MFQVTVDADKCTGDSNCVDTCPVSVFELQDNKAVPVNMDECLGCESCVEVCETGAITVKEV, encoded by the coding sequence ATGTTTCAAGTTACGGTGGATGCCGACAAATGCACGGGGGATTCCAATTGCGTGGATACCTGTCCGGTAAGTGTTTTTGAACTTCAGGACAACAAGGCCGTACCCGTCAATATGGACGAATGTCTGGGGTGCGAAAGTTGTGTTGAGGTCTGTGAAACCGGTGCGATTACAGTTAAAGAAGTTTAA